Proteins encoded by one window of Scyliorhinus torazame isolate Kashiwa2021f chromosome 28, sScyTor2.1, whole genome shotgun sequence:
- the bloc1s2 gene encoding biogenesis of lysosome-related organelles complex 1 subunit 2 isoform X2 produces MAAAAAEQRAERPREEAGPGPGDSQEEPAARRPDDLGVETAEEATEPSEPDINELCKDMFTKMSAYLQGELTATCEDYKLLENMNKLTGLKYLEMKEIAVNINRNLKDLNQKYASLQPYLDQINQIEEQVTALEQAAYRLDAYSKKLEAKFKKLEKR; encoded by the exons atggcggcggcggcggcggagcAGCGAGCGGAGCGGCCCCGGGAGGAAGCGggtcccgggccgggggacagccaGGAGGAGCCGGCGGCGAGGAGGCCGG ATGATTTGGGAGTGGAAACAGCAGAGGAAGCCACAGAACCTTCCGAACCAGACATCAACGAGCTCTGTAAGGACATGTTTACCAAAATGTCTGCCTACCTGCAAGGAGAGCTCACAG CTACCTGTGAAGATTACAAACTCCTGGAGAACATGAACAAACTGACTGGCCTTAAGTACCTTGAGATGAAGGAGATTGCTGTTAATATTAACCGCAACCTCAAAGATCTCAATCAGAAAT ATGCCAGTCTGCAGCCATACCTTGATCAGATTAATCAGATTGAGGAACAAGTCACAGCCCTGGAACAAGCAGCCTACAGACTGGATGCATACTCcaaaaagctag AAGCCAAGTTTAAGAAGTTAGAGAAGCGATGA
- the bloc1s2 gene encoding biogenesis of lysosome-related organelles complex 1 subunit 2 isoform X1, with the protein MAAAAAEQRAERPREEAGPGPGDSQEEPAARRPVDDLGVETAEEATEPSEPDINELCKDMFTKMSAYLQGELTATCEDYKLLENMNKLTGLKYLEMKEIAVNINRNLKDLNQKYASLQPYLDQINQIEEQVTALEQAAYRLDAYSKKLEAKFKKLEKR; encoded by the exons atggcggcggcggcggcggagcAGCGAGCGGAGCGGCCCCGGGAGGAAGCGggtcccgggccgggggacagccaGGAGGAGCCGGCGGCGAGGAGGCCGG TAGATGATTTGGGAGTGGAAACAGCAGAGGAAGCCACAGAACCTTCCGAACCAGACATCAACGAGCTCTGTAAGGACATGTTTACCAAAATGTCTGCCTACCTGCAAGGAGAGCTCACAG CTACCTGTGAAGATTACAAACTCCTGGAGAACATGAACAAACTGACTGGCCTTAAGTACCTTGAGATGAAGGAGATTGCTGTTAATATTAACCGCAACCTCAAAGATCTCAATCAGAAAT ATGCCAGTCTGCAGCCATACCTTGATCAGATTAATCAGATTGAGGAACAAGTCACAGCCCTGGAACAAGCAGCCTACAGACTGGATGCATACTCcaaaaagctag AAGCCAAGTTTAAGAAGTTAGAGAAGCGATGA